In a genomic window of Hyphomonas sp.:
- a CDS encoding DASS family sodium-coupled anion symporter: MKPDARRIGLVLGPALAGLILFAGAPEGLSDAAWGTAALMVLMAVWWATEAIPIPATSLMPLVFLPLFGAGSPAQTGSDYANHIVILLLGGFIVAIGIERWDLHKRIALNVISRVGTSPGALVFGFMLATAVLSMWISNTASTLMMVPIALSASAVLGNVSRHFTTALMLGICYAASIGGVATPIGTPTNLIAISWLQTEAGAHIGFAQWMAFGLPAMALLLPVAWWNVTRGMPVKSENAEIVSQHVRTQLADIGKMSVQETRVAIVFGITAGLWLLRLPLELGLESAGIDLLAKYGGAEIDMMIAIFGALLMFLVPAGGGHHRGLLDWPEAERIPWGVLLLFGGGIAMGKAISRTGLSEWIGESLRVLDVLPALVFILIVVALVIFLTEVTSNVATMTTLAPVLGSLAIALGAAPESLLAPAAVAASCAFMLPVATAPNAIVYGSGHVTIQQMIRKGFFINLAGIVIIAAIGYWIAPMVL; this comes from the coding sequence GTGAAACCTGACGCGCGCCGCATCGGCCTTGTATTGGGGCCTGCCCTGGCGGGACTGATACTGTTCGCCGGGGCGCCCGAAGGATTGAGTGACGCAGCCTGGGGCACGGCCGCCCTGATGGTGCTGATGGCGGTCTGGTGGGCCACGGAAGCGATCCCCATTCCGGCCACGTCGCTGATGCCGCTGGTATTCCTGCCGCTGTTTGGTGCGGGCTCCCCCGCACAGACCGGCAGCGATTATGCCAATCACATCGTGATCCTGTTGCTGGGCGGATTCATTGTGGCCATCGGCATAGAGCGATGGGACCTGCACAAGCGCATTGCCCTGAATGTCATCAGCCGCGTGGGTACATCGCCCGGCGCGCTTGTGTTTGGATTCATGCTGGCAACTGCCGTTTTGTCGATGTGGATTTCCAACACCGCCTCCACGCTGATGATGGTGCCCATCGCCCTGTCTGCCAGCGCCGTTCTGGGCAATGTCTCCCGGCATTTCACCACCGCCCTCATGCTGGGCATCTGCTATGCGGCCTCGATTGGCGGCGTGGCCACGCCGATCGGCACGCCGACCAATCTGATCGCCATCAGCTGGCTGCAGACAGAGGCCGGTGCCCATATCGGGTTTGCGCAATGGATGGCCTTCGGCCTGCCCGCCATGGCGCTGCTGCTGCCTGTGGCCTGGTGGAATGTCACGCGCGGCATGCCGGTGAAATCCGAAAATGCCGAGATCGTCTCGCAGCATGTGCGCACACAGCTGGCGGATATCGGGAAGATGAGTGTTCAGGAAACCCGCGTGGCCATCGTGTTCGGCATCACGGCGGGCCTGTGGTTGTTGCGCCTGCCGTTGGAACTGGGCCTGGAATCGGCGGGGATCGATCTTCTGGCAAAGTATGGCGGCGCGGAAATCGACATGATGATCGCGATTTTCGGCGCCCTGCTCATGTTCCTTGTGCCGGCCGGCGGCGGGCATCATCGCGGCCTGCTCGACTGGCCGGAAGCCGAGCGGATCCCGTGGGGCGTCCTGCTGTTGTTTGGTGGCGGCATTGCCATGGGCAAGGCCATTTCCCGGACCGGCCTGTCGGAATGGATCGGGGAAAGCCTGCGCGTTCTCGACGTATTGCCGGCGTTGGTGTTCATCCTGATCGTGGTGGCGCTGGTCATTTTCCTGACGGAAGTCACATCGAACGTAGCCACAATGACCACGCTGGCCCCTGTGCTGGGGTCACTCGCCATCGCCCTTGGCGCAGCGCCCGAGAGCCTGCTGGCCCCGGCAGCGGTGGCTGCGTCCTGCGCATTCATGTTGCCGGTGGCGACGGCGCCCAATGCCATTGTCTACGGGTCCGGTCATGTGACCATCCAGCAAATGATCCGGAAGGGCTTTTTCATCAATCTGGCAGGGATCGTGATCATCGCGGCGATCGGATACTGGATCGCGCCGATGGTGCTGTAG
- a CDS encoding NADP-dependent oxidoreductase, which produces MAEVNKSWILRQRPVGDLKEGDLELVESPLEPLKDGEVRTRLIYLSLDPTNRIWMSDVDGYLPPVGIGDAMRGGGLAEVVESRCDGLKPGDIVNTGLATWSLYSNLPGEALNALPRLPGVPLTAFMGPLGATGMTAYFGLMDIAKPKAGETVVVSAAAGAVGSMVGQIAKIQGCRVVGIAGSDEKCRWLTETAGFDAAINYKSEDVGAALDRHCPDGIDINFENVGGKIMDQVIARLNDFSRMPLCGLISTYNATEPVPGPYNFSNLLMRRTLLKGFIVIDYFPRFPEGIQQMAQWLMAGKIKFEADIVDGLENAPASLSRLFEGKNLGKLMVKVSEPPAA; this is translated from the coding sequence ATGGCCGAAGTGAATAAAAGCTGGATCCTGCGCCAGCGCCCGGTGGGCGATCTGAAGGAGGGGGACCTCGAACTCGTCGAGTCGCCGCTGGAGCCCCTCAAGGACGGCGAGGTCCGCACCCGCCTGATCTATCTCTCGCTGGACCCGACCAACCGGATCTGGATGAGCGATGTGGATGGCTACCTGCCGCCGGTCGGGATCGGCGATGCGATGCGGGGAGGTGGCCTCGCGGAAGTGGTCGAGAGCCGTTGCGACGGATTGAAACCCGGTGACATCGTCAATACCGGCCTTGCCACCTGGTCGCTCTATTCGAACCTGCCGGGCGAGGCGCTGAACGCGCTGCCGCGCCTGCCGGGCGTACCGTTGACCGCCTTCATGGGGCCCCTCGGGGCAACTGGCATGACCGCCTATTTCGGCCTGATGGACATCGCCAAGCCGAAAGCGGGCGAGACCGTCGTGGTCTCTGCCGCCGCCGGCGCTGTCGGATCGATGGTCGGCCAGATCGCCAAGATCCAGGGCTGCCGCGTCGTCGGAATCGCCGGCAGCGACGAGAAGTGCCGATGGCTCACCGAAACGGCCGGGTTCGACGCCGCGATCAATTACAAGTCGGAAGACGTCGGCGCCGCGCTGGACAGGCACTGCCCGGACGGCATCGACATCAATTTCGAGAATGTCGGCGGCAAGATCATGGATCAGGTGATCGCCCGCCTGAACGATTTCTCCCGCATGCCGCTCTGCGGCCTGATCAGCACCTACAACGCGACAGAGCCGGTGCCGGGCCCCTACAATTTCTCCAATCTGCTGATGCGCCGCACCCTGCTCAAGGGCTTCATCGTTATCGACTATTTCCCGCGTTTCCCGGAAGGCATCCAGCAGATGGCCCAATGGCTGATGGCCGGCAAGATCAAGTTCGAAGCCGATATTGTCGATGGGCTCGAAAATGCGCCGGCGAGCCTGTCCCGCCTGTTCGAAGGCAAGAATCTCGGCAAGCTCATGGTCAAGGTCAGCGAACCGCCTGCGGCCTGA
- the polA gene encoding DNA polymerase I — translation MATAPVDNDSHLYLVDASAYIFRAFHALPPLTRASDDLPIGAVSGFCNMLFKLLEDLKGDERPTHFACIFDKSSITFRNDLYDQYKANRSEPPEELRPQFPLVRRAAEAFAAHAIEKEGFEADDLIATYARQAEARGARVTIVSSDKDLMQLVSDQVVMLDTMKNRTLGRDAVFEKFGVGPEKVVDIQSLAGDSVDNVPGAPGIGVKTAAQLLETYGDLETLLERAEEIKQPKRRQTLIDNADLIRISKQLVTLKDDVPLDVPLEDLAVQDPDPETLINFLEEMEFRTITRRVREMMELEGAIETAQPAADPIDRSKYICIRDFGELEEWVARATMQGFVAVDTETDSLDSIAANLVGVSLALSPNEACYVPLAHVDPDNAGDGDMFGADPPRQIRMEDALRALKPMLEDPAVLKIGQNIKYDLSIFATHKIKVGPIDDTMLLSYVLNAGKHNHGMDTLSERYLEHKTIPFKEIAGTGKSQKTFDQIALDKATEYAAEDADITLRLWQVFKPQLRTEKVTTVYETLERPLVPVLARMEQEGIKVDRDHLSRLSSDFSQRMAALEADAYEQAGREFNIGSPKQLGEILFDEMALEGGKKTKTGAWQTDADVLEGLAAEGHALPRTIVDWRALSKLRSTYTEALQAAINPKTGRVHTSFSMAVAQTGRLSSTDPNLQNIPVRTEEGRKIREAFVADKGNVLVSADYSQIELRILAHIADIDALKTAFRDGLDIHAMTASEMFGVPIEGMDPMVRRQAKAINFGIIYGISGFGLARQLGIPQSEASEYIKTYFKRFPGIRAYMDETKAFAKENGFVTTAYGRKINLSGIKSKGPQRSFAERQAINAPIQGSAADIIKRAMIRMPDALARAGLSARMLLQVHDELVFECPEKEADALIDTVKTTMQGAAGPALQLSVPLVVDARAASNWAEAH, via the coding sequence ATGGCCACAGCCCCCGTCGACAATGACAGTCATCTCTATCTGGTGGATGCGAGCGCCTATATCTTCCGCGCCTTCCACGCCCTGCCTCCGCTGACCCGGGCCAGCGACGACCTGCCCATCGGCGCTGTCAGCGGATTCTGCAACATGCTGTTCAAGCTGCTGGAAGATCTGAAAGGGGACGAACGCCCGACGCATTTCGCCTGCATCTTCGACAAATCCTCCATCACCTTCCGCAATGACCTCTACGACCAGTACAAGGCGAACCGGTCCGAGCCGCCGGAAGAGTTGCGGCCGCAATTTCCCCTAGTGCGCCGTGCGGCCGAAGCCTTTGCCGCTCATGCCATCGAGAAGGAAGGTTTCGAGGCAGATGACCTGATCGCCACCTATGCCCGCCAGGCCGAAGCCAGGGGCGCGCGCGTGACGATTGTCTCGTCCGACAAGGATCTGATGCAATTGGTGTCCGACCAAGTCGTGATGCTGGACACGATGAAGAACAGGACGCTGGGGCGCGATGCCGTGTTCGAGAAGTTCGGCGTCGGCCCGGAAAAGGTCGTCGATATCCAGTCCCTGGCCGGGGACAGCGTCGACAATGTGCCCGGCGCGCCCGGCATTGGCGTGAAGACCGCCGCGCAATTGCTGGAGACCTATGGCGACCTCGAAACCCTGCTGGAGCGGGCCGAGGAGATCAAGCAGCCCAAGCGCCGCCAGACCCTGATCGACAATGCGGACCTGATCCGTATCTCGAAACAGCTTGTCACGCTGAAGGATGATGTGCCGCTGGACGTGCCGCTGGAAGACCTGGCCGTACAGGACCCGGATCCAGAGACACTGATCAATTTCCTGGAAGAGATGGAGTTTCGCACCATCACGCGCCGCGTGCGCGAAATGATGGAACTGGAAGGCGCGATCGAAACGGCCCAGCCGGCCGCCGATCCGATCGACCGGAGCAAATATATCTGCATCCGCGACTTCGGAGAGCTGGAAGAATGGGTCGCCCGCGCCACGATGCAGGGCTTTGTCGCGGTCGATACGGAAACCGACAGTCTCGATTCCATTGCGGCGAACCTGGTGGGCGTATCGCTGGCGCTGTCCCCGAATGAGGCCTGCTATGTTCCGCTGGCCCATGTGGACCCGGACAATGCCGGCGACGGCGACATGTTCGGCGCCGACCCGCCGCGGCAGATCCGCATGGAAGATGCCCTGCGCGCGCTGAAGCCGATGCTGGAAGACCCGGCCGTGCTCAAGATCGGGCAGAACATTAAGTATGATCTGTCGATCTTCGCGACGCACAAGATCAAGGTCGGCCCCATCGATGACACGATGCTGCTGTCTTATGTGCTGAATGCCGGCAAACACAATCACGGCATGGATACGCTGTCCGAACGGTATCTCGAGCACAAGACCATTCCGTTCAAGGAGATTGCCGGAACCGGCAAATCGCAGAAGACGTTCGACCAGATTGCCCTGGACAAGGCAACCGAGTACGCCGCCGAAGATGCCGATATCACGCTGCGCCTGTGGCAGGTCTTCAAGCCGCAGCTACGGACCGAGAAAGTGACGACAGTCTACGAGACTTTGGAACGACCGCTCGTCCCGGTGCTTGCGCGCATGGAACAGGAAGGGATCAAGGTAGACCGCGATCACCTGTCTCGACTGTCTTCCGACTTCTCTCAACGCATGGCCGCGCTCGAAGCAGATGCTTATGAGCAGGCCGGCCGCGAATTCAATATCGGCAGCCCGAAACAGCTGGGCGAAATCCTGTTTGACGAGATGGCGCTTGAAGGCGGCAAGAAAACCAAGACCGGCGCGTGGCAAACCGACGCCGATGTGCTGGAAGGGCTTGCCGCAGAGGGCCATGCCCTGCCCCGCACCATTGTCGACTGGCGGGCCCTGTCGAAACTGCGCTCGACCTATACCGAGGCGCTGCAGGCGGCGATCAATCCGAAGACAGGCCGCGTGCATACCAGCTTCTCGATGGCGGTGGCCCAGACAGGCCGCCTGTCCTCGACCGACCCCAACCTTCAGAACATACCGGTCCGCACCGAGGAAGGCCGCAAGATCCGCGAGGCCTTCGTGGCCGACAAGGGCAATGTCCTGGTCAGCGCAGACTATAGCCAGATCGAGCTGCGCATCCTGGCGCACATTGCCGACATCGACGCGCTGAAGACCGCCTTCCGGGACGGGCTCGACATTCATGCCATGACGGCCAGCGAAATGTTCGGGGTGCCGATCGAGGGCATGGACCCGATGGTGCGCCGTCAGGCCAAGGCCATCAATTTCGGCATCATATATGGCATTTCCGGGTTTGGCCTGGCACGCCAGCTGGGCATCCCGCAGAGCGAAGCCAGCGAGTACATCAAGACCTATTTCAAACGCTTTCCCGGCATCCGCGCCTATATGGACGAAACCAAGGCCTTCGCGAAGGAGAATGGCTTTGTGACGACCGCCTACGGACGGAAGATCAATTTGTCCGGTATCAAGTCAAAGGGCCCTCAACGCTCCTTCGCGGAACGTCAGGCCATCAACGCGCCGATCCAGGGCTCTGCCGCCGACATCATCAAACGCGCCATGATCCGCATGCCGGACGCGCTTGCCAGGGCCGGGCTGTCGGCGCGCATGCTGTTGCAGGTCCACGACGAACTGGTCTTCGAGTGTCCGGAAAAGGAGGCCGACGCGCTGATCGACACGGTCAAGACAACCATGCAGGGTGCCGCCGGTCCGGCGCTTCAGCTTTCCGTGCCTCTGGTGGTCGACGCGCGCGCCGCCAGCAATTGGGCCGAAGCGCACTAG
- the nfsB gene encoding oxygen-insensitive NAD(P)H nitroreductase gives MEHDITYYAKKRHTTKAYDPNRRIPDETVDKLKELLRFSPSSTNIQPWHFVIASTQEGKERVAKATEKYPFNRPSILNASHVVVFASRLAVDEDYLQHVLEQEDKDGRFDTDRETHKPAMHGGRSLFVNLHKQDFKDVQHWMDKQVYLNLGQFLLGAAALGVDATPMEGIEIPVLDAEFGLREKGYSALFVVPLGYHDPEQDYNASLPKSRLPYSDILTEV, from the coding sequence ATGGAACATGATATCACTTACTATGCCAAGAAACGCCATACGACCAAGGCGTATGACCCGAACCGTCGCATTCCGGACGAAACGGTCGATAAGCTGAAAGAATTGCTACGCTTCAGCCCGTCCAGCACAAACATCCAGCCTTGGCATTTTGTCATCGCCTCCACGCAGGAGGGCAAGGAGCGGGTTGCCAAGGCGACGGAGAAGTATCCGTTCAATCGTCCATCCATTCTCAACGCCTCGCATGTCGTGGTGTTCGCCAGCCGACTTGCCGTGGATGAAGACTATCTGCAGCACGTGCTGGAGCAGGAAGACAAGGATGGCCGCTTCGATACGGACAGGGAAACCCACAAGCCGGCCATGCATGGCGGGCGCTCCCTTTTCGTGAATTTGCACAAGCAGGATTTCAAGGATGTCCAGCACTGGATGGACAAGCAGGTCTATCTCAACCTCGGACAATTCCTTCTGGGCGCCGCCGCGCTCGGTGTGGACGCAACGCCCATGGAAGGGATCGAGATACCGGTTCTGGATGCAGAGTTCGGCCTGCGCGAGAAAGGCTATTCCGCCCTGTTCGTTGTACCGCTCGGCTATCACGATCCGGAGCAGGACTATAACGCCTCCCTCCCGAAATCCCGCCTTCCGTATTCAGACATCCTGACGGAAGTTTAG
- a CDS encoding DUF4437 domain-containing protein, with the protein MEGLLMPLNSFASFRDAVSGFGCAAVLAAMMGACATAQQVQDGPSPSKIVPASDVDWGPLNPARGDASPRAGTLWGDRAAAGASGFLVQFKQGFSSPPHIHNVTYRGVVIEGRIHNDDPAAANMWLPAGSFWTQPAGEAHITSAEGEFNMAYIEIDEGPYLVQPTENAFDNGERPVNLDRSNLVWLDASDIAWIERDGGAEVAFLWGGEADTGARGTLVKLPAGQSVRLSGDRADLKIVSISGEPEVQLGGANAKHVLMPGSFVASAPNAADVFVCNVKTDCLLYVRSEGHFEITSTRN; encoded by the coding sequence ATGGAAGGATTACTCATGCCGCTGAACTCATTCGCTTCATTCAGAGATGCCGTCTCAGGATTTGGTTGCGCAGCGGTGCTCGCCGCGATGATGGGGGCATGCGCCACTGCCCAGCAGGTTCAGGATGGGCCTTCGCCCTCCAAAATCGTTCCGGCCTCGGATGTGGACTGGGGCCCTCTCAATCCCGCAAGGGGAGATGCGAGCCCGAGAGCCGGAACGCTTTGGGGAGATCGTGCAGCCGCCGGGGCTTCCGGATTTCTGGTTCAGTTCAAGCAAGGGTTTTCCTCGCCACCCCACATTCACAATGTGACCTACCGAGGTGTCGTGATCGAGGGACGGATTCACAATGACGATCCGGCTGCGGCCAATATGTGGCTGCCAGCGGGGTCGTTCTGGACCCAGCCCGCTGGAGAAGCTCACATCACGTCCGCTGAGGGTGAATTCAACATGGCCTATATCGAGATCGATGAAGGCCCGTATCTCGTTCAGCCAACCGAAAACGCATTCGACAATGGCGAACGTCCGGTAAATCTGGACCGGTCAAACCTTGTCTGGCTCGACGCGTCCGACATCGCCTGGATCGAGCGGGACGGCGGCGCTGAAGTCGCATTTCTCTGGGGCGGTGAAGCCGATACCGGTGCGCGCGGCACCTTGGTGAAACTACCCGCCGGACAATCTGTTCGTCTTTCCGGTGACCGGGCCGACCTGAAGATCGTCTCGATCTCCGGAGAGCCCGAAGTCCAACTGGGCGGCGCAAATGCAAAGCACGTGCTCATGCCCGGCAGTTTTGTGGCAAGCGCGCCGAACGCTGCAGATGTGTTCGTTTGCAACGTGAAAACAGATTGCCTGCTCTATGTCCGCAGCGAAGGACATTTCGAGATCACCTCCACCCGGAACTGA
- a CDS encoding helix-turn-helix domain-containing protein codes for MTRFEKYDCSAGCPVEAALEVIGGKWKGVTLFHLMDGVKRFNELQRDVGNVTQRMLTKQLRELEEAGLVHREVYPVVPPKVEYSLTEKGQTLRPILNALKAWGEEHVFAD; via the coding sequence ATGACCCGCTTCGAGAAATATGACTGTTCCGCTGGCTGCCCCGTGGAGGCGGCCCTGGAAGTGATCGGCGGAAAGTGGAAGGGCGTCACGCTGTTCCATTTGATGGACGGCGTGAAGCGCTTCAATGAATTGCAACGCGATGTCGGCAACGTCACCCAGCGCATGCTGACCAAGCAATTGCGCGAACTGGAAGAGGCTGGCTTGGTGCACCGTGAGGTCTATCCCGTGGTCCCGCCAAAGGTCGAATACAGCCTGACCGAGAAGGGCCAGACGCTGCGCCCCATCCTGAACGCCCTGAAGGCATGGGGCGAAGAGCACGTGTTTGCAGATTGA
- a CDS encoding response regulator transcription factor, with product MTTLALVDDDENIVASLKIFFEAEGYNVRTYHDGEAALPALTETPPDIAILDVKMPRMDGMELLRRLRQTSELPVIFLTSKDEEIDEVIGFNIGADDFVRKPCSNRLLAERVKAVLRRARGGASGTEEGDQKPIVRGKLTLDPNRHACTWDGHPVRLTVTEFLILQALAQRPGYVKSRDQLMDAAYDDQIYVDDRTIDSHIKRLRKKFREVTDEFDAIETLYGVGYRYTE from the coding sequence ATGACGACTTTGGCACTGGTGGATGATGACGAGAACATCGTGGCGTCCCTGAAGATCTTCTTCGAGGCTGAAGGCTACAATGTGCGCACCTATCATGATGGTGAAGCCGCCCTGCCCGCCCTGACCGAAACCCCGCCGGACATTGCCATCCTGGATGTGAAGATGCCCCGGATGGACGGCATGGAATTGCTGCGCCGGTTGCGCCAGACATCGGAACTGCCGGTCATCTTCCTGACGTCCAAGGACGAAGAGATCGACGAAGTCATCGGCTTCAATATCGGCGCGGATGATTTCGTGCGGAAACCCTGTTCCAATCGCCTGCTGGCGGAACGCGTCAAGGCCGTGCTGCGCCGCGCCCGTGGCGGCGCCTCCGGGACAGAGGAAGGCGACCAGAAGCCGATCGTGCGCGGCAAGCTGACGCTCGACCCGAACCGCCATGCCTGCACCTGGGATGGCCATCCGGTCAGGCTGACCGTGACCGAATTCCTGATCCTGCAGGCCTTGGCGCAACGCCCTGGCTATGTGAAGAGCCGCGACCAGCTGATGGACGCCGCCTATGACGACCAGATCTATGTCGACGATCGCACCATCGACAGCCACATCAAGCGGCTTCGCAAGAAGTTCCGCGAAGTGACGGATGAATTCGACGCAATCGAGACGCTGTATGGTGTCGGCTATCGCTACACCGAATAG
- a CDS encoding DUF3995 domain-containing protein: protein MIAQIISPILVSVLVIVGGLYTLWAFGSHFPCANEQALARAVIGRRGITRMPSLRSCLLNAFWLFAAAVLAAWLGGYFTLPLPDFPRKVLMALMGFAAGIAFLGRGIIGVLPAFERATPELPFLTLNRRVYSPLSFLVGLGFILLVLSLPNWSWRLGLA, encoded by the coding sequence ATGATTGCGCAGATCATATCTCCCATCCTGGTAAGCGTCCTCGTGATCGTGGGCGGATTGTACACGCTCTGGGCGTTTGGCAGCCATTTTCCCTGTGCCAATGAACAGGCGCTGGCGCGGGCCGTGATCGGCCGGCGGGGCATCACCCGGATGCCGTCCCTGCGGTCCTGCCTGCTGAACGCCTTCTGGCTGTTTGCTGCGGCGGTTCTGGCGGCCTGGCTGGGCGGATATTTCACGCTGCCTCTGCCGGATTTTCCGCGAAAGGTGCTGATGGCCCTGATGGGGTTTGCCGCCGGTATCGCATTTCTGGGGCGCGGCATCATCGGTGTGCTCCCGGCCTTCGAGCGCGCGACTCCCGAATTGCCCTTCCTGACGCTCAATCGCCGGGTGTATTCACCGCTCAGCTTCCTGGTCGGGCTCGGGTTCATCCTGCTCGTCCTCAGCCTGCCAAACTGGTCCTGGCGGCTGGGCCTGGCCTGA
- a CDS encoding peptidylprolyl isomerase: MADPENTLLLETSKGSVTIELRPDLAPGHVDRIKELAREGFYDGIVFHRVIDGFMAQVGCPQGTGMGGSSKPDLKAEFNAEPHVRGTCSMARTSAPHSANSQFFICFDDARFLDRQYTVWGQVTEGMDVVDQLAKGEPPRNPDRIVSMKVAADA; this comes from the coding sequence ATGGCAGATCCGGAAAACACGCTGCTTCTCGAAACCTCGAAGGGGTCGGTCACGATCGAACTGCGCCCGGACCTGGCGCCGGGACATGTCGACCGCATCAAGGAACTCGCCCGCGAAGGGTTTTATGACGGCATCGTCTTCCATCGCGTGATTGACGGCTTCATGGCGCAGGTCGGCTGCCCGCAGGGTACCGGCATGGGCGGCTCGTCCAAGCCGGACCTGAAGGCCGAGTTCAATGCCGAACCGCACGTGCGCGGCACCTGCTCGATGGCCCGCACTTCGGCGCCGCACTCGGCCAACAGCCAGTTCTTCATCTGTTTCGACGATGCCCGCTTCCTCGACCGGCAATACACGGTCTGGGGCCAGGTGACCGAGGGCATGGATGTGGTGGACCAGCTGGCCAAGGGAGAACCGCCGCGCAATCCCGACCGCATTGTCAGCATGAAAGTGGCTGCCGACGCCTGA